The sequence below is a genomic window from Streptomyces sp. NBC_00582.
CGCTGACCGCGCCGCCCAGCCCGTTGTTGAGCCGGATGGCGCCGGCGACGGACAGCACGAGCGCGAGCGCGCCGAGCGCGGCGACCGGCCGCAGACCCCGGGCACCGGCCAGGCCGGACCAGGGCCGGCGGGGGGCCGTCGCCGGGCGCGGGTCCACCGGGGCGAACGCGTTCAGGACGAGCAGGGCCACGGCGGTGGCGAGCGCCAGGACGGGCCGGGTCAGCGGCCGGTCGAGGCCCAGCGGGGGCAGCGCGGTGTTGACGGTGAGCGCGACGACGATGTCCGTCATGACGGTGAAGCCGACGGACAGCATCAGCTCGGCGGTACCGGACGTCACGACCCGCCGTGCCACCGGCCGCCACAGCAGGACGGGCGCCCCGAACAGCAGCCACAGCCCGGCGAGGGTGCGCGGCGGCCCCGGCACGTCCGGCACGAGCTGGAGCACCGTGGCCAGGACCACGCCGAGCAGGACGAGCGGCCGACGGCCGGGGAGCGCGCGGCGCGGTGATCCGGCCGCCTCGGCCTCGCCGGCTTCCTCCGCGCCGGGCGGCTCCTCGGGTGACGTGCGGGGGACGGGTCGTACGACGCTCAGCCGCAGGGTGTCCCCGGCGCTCGCCTTGGACGGGCCCCCGGCCGTGTTCTCGGCCGTGTTCTCGGCCGTGTTCTCGGCCGTGTCCTTCGTCGTCACAGTCCGGCCCTGCGGTAGACGTCGTCCATCAGACGGGCCACGGTCGCCCACGAGTAGTCCTTGGCGTGCTCGGCGCTCGCCCGGGCCAGCGCGGCCCGGTACGCCGGGTCGGCGGCGAGAGTGTCGAGGGCGTCGGCGAGCGCGCCGGGCTCCGGAGCGGCCAGCAGCCCGGTGCCCCGGACGAGTTCACGCGTGCCCGGTACGTCGGTGGCGACGACCGGCAGCCCGGCCGCCATCGCCTCCAGGACGACCAGGGGCATGCCCTCCTTGTCGGAGGGGAGGACGAACGCGTCGGCGTCGGCGTACGCCTTCACCAGGTCCTCGCCCAGCAGACCGCCGGAGAACTCCACGTTGTCGAGGCCCAGCCCGGCGGCCTGCGCCATGAGCCGGTCGCGCAGTTCGCCGTCGCCGACGATCCGCAGCCGTACGTCCTGCCGTACGAGGGCCATGGCGTCGAGCAGCCGGGCCACGTTCTTCTGCACGCCGAGCCGGCCCACGTACAGCAGCCGCAGCGGCCCGGCAGCCGGCTCGCGCGGCGGCATGTAGTACGAGGCGGCGACCCCGTTGGGCACGACGTGCAGCCGCTCGGCGGGCACCCGGTAGGTGTCGGCGAGGAAGTCCGCCTGTTCCGGCGTCAGCGCGACGACCCCCGCGGCGGCGCGCAGCACCCGTCCGAAGACATGCCGCTTGTAGTACGGCAGCAGGGCGCCCAGCGGTCCGGAGGCGTCCACGTCGAGATGGAAGTGGAGCAGGTAGCGCAGCCCCCTGAGCCGGGCGGCGACCGCGACGACCTCGGGGATCAGGGCGTGCGCGCAGTGCAGGTGCAGGACGGCGTCGCGGGGCACGCGGGCGAGCTGCGCGGCGAGCCCGGGGGCGACGGCGGTGTGCGCCACCTCCACCGCGCGGTGCCGGTGGACGGCGACCCCGTCCTCGACGGCGACCCGCGGGGCACCGCCCGAGCCCAGGGCCGTGGTCAGGACCCGTACGTCGTGCCGGGTGGCCTGCTCGCGCGCGAGATGGGACACGACGCGTTCGAGCCCGCCCAGGTGAGGGGGGTAGTAAGGGGTGATCTGGACGATGGTGCGCATGAGACTCCGAGGAAACGGAAGGGGAGACGGACGGTCAGCGCAGATGCAGGCGGAGCCGCTGGGGATGTCCTCTGAGGGTCACCTCGACCGCGTCGGCCGCTCTCTTCTTCGCTCCCTTGAGCCGCAGCCGGACGTCCACCTCCATCAGGGCGCCCGGTTTGGTCGTGACCGTGCCCGTGCCGGATGCCAGCGATCGGCCGTCGTCGTCCTCGGCCTTCACCTCGACCACCCGACGGCCCCCGCTCTCCCCGTGTTCCACCAGGTCGAGCGGTACGACGAGTTCGGTGCCGTCGAACCAGGGGTCGTCCGAGAAGTACAGCTCAATGTAGGACTGCTCCCGCTCGGTGAAGGAGTCCCGCAGCACCCCGCGCACCCCGGGCACCGCCCAGGCCGCGGCGCACAGCCCGAGCACGGCCAGTACGCCGACGACCCGCAGGGCCGTCCGGCGGACGGATGCGGGTGCGGGTCCGGGTGCGGGTGCGGGTGCCGATGAGGGTGGCTCGGCCTGCCGCCGTCCCCGGCGGGGGGACGGCGGCGATCCGTGCGAAGTGGTCGTCACGCCATTTCCAGGGACGCCTCGTCGGCGTCCCGGTCGGAGGAGTGCAGAGACGTTTCCGCGCTGCGCGGCGCCGGCAGGGAGGGCAGCGTCCGCTGCCCCGCCGAACCGGCGGCGTGGTACTGCTCCACCGCCGCGCCGGCCAGTTCGGCGGCCTGGGCCGCACGCTCGGCCGCCGCGGTGGCACGTGCCACCACCGCAACGGGAACCATCCGCTGGGGAACCGCGCGCAGCCGGTTGTCCCGCAGCTTGTGCGAGAAGAGCTGGCGGAGGTTGGCCACCCCGTCGGGCAGGGCGTTCAGCTTCACCTCACCGCCGCGCACCCGGTACTCGATGGGCACCTCCAGGCAGCGGAAACCGGCGCGGGTCGCCGCGTTCTTGATCTCCTGGGAGAAGGCCATGCCCGGGGAGCGGACGTCGATCGCCTTCCACACATGCCGCTGGAAGATCCACATACCGGACTGCGAGTCGCGCAGGCCGTTGCGGAAGAGGGCCCGGCTGAGCGCGCTGAGCGCGTGGTTGGCGACCGTGTGGGACGGCTTCATGGCGTGCCGGTTCTCGAGGCCGAGCCGGTTCGTGGTCATGAACTCCACGCGGCGCGCCTCCAGGATGTGCAGCAGGTGCGGCAGCGCGTCGAAGGGGTACGTGCAGTCGGCGTCCCCGGTGGCGATGACCTCGCCGGTCGCCGCGTCGAAACCCGCCTGGTAGGCGTTTCCGTACCCGCGGTCGGGCTGGGACACCACGACGGCGCCGAGCGAGCGGGCGACGTCGGCGGTGTCGTCGGTCGACGCGTTGTCGACCACGATCACTTCGAGGCTCCAGCCCGCGGCGGCGAGTTCCTCTCGCGGGACGGAGGCCATGACCGTGGGCAGGTTCTCGGCCTCGTTCAGGGCAGGGATGACTATGGACAAAGACTTCATGGAGCTCCCCCCAGGAGCAGACCCAGTGCTCACGGACGCCGCTGCCGCGGGGGACCTCGTCGTCCGATCCTCACAGCACCGCGACCCGTGCCCGTCGCAGGGTCGCATGACACCCAAGGCGGCAGGCGGATTCGGCCGAAAACGACCCCACCACAGCTGATGCGCCTTTCAACTATTGACGGACTTTACCCTAGCTCCACACATATTCTTTACGAGTACCCGTAACTCGATCTTTACGCAGACCACACAAGCAAACGGGACAAAGGCACCCCAAGAAGATCATCTCGCCCTCCGAGCCCGCCCGCTTCACCCCGCCCCTGCCGCGAAATCCAGTCACCTCGGGCGCTGGTTCGTTTTGCAACTGAGACCGAGAGGTCGGGGAGCAGAACCCGACCGGAGCCGTGACCGGGGCCGTGTCAGCCCCGTCCCGTACTGTGCCGGCATGGCCCTGACGGACATCACCCGCCACGAGGTCGAGAAGGCGATCGCCGAGTGCGACCGGCTCGGCCGCGATGCCTTTCTCCGGCGCCACGGGTTCCGGCGTGCCCGCCGCTACCTGCTGTCGTACGAGGGCAGGTCCTACGACTCGAAGGCGATCGTCGGCGCCGCCCACGGCTTCCTGCCCGGTCAGCGGCCGCTGGCGGCGAGCGACTTCTCCGGCGGCGCGGCGCATGCCGCCGGACTGCTGAGGAGCCTCGGTTTCGACCTGGCGGACGAGGACGGAGTGGCCGCGCCCAGCCCCGACGACCTCGTCCACCGCGTCACTCATCTGAAGGTGAACCGTTCCTCCGGGCACCCCGCCCTGTACCAGCCCATCGCCCTGCTGTGGGCCATGGGCCGAGCCCTGCGCGGCGAGCCCCGACTGCTTCCCTGGACCGAGACCGAGGAGGCCCTCAAGACCCTCCTGGAACGACACGGCATGAGAGGCGAGCGGCCCCGCCCCGACTATCCGGTCGCCTCGCTCCACCGCGTCGGGGTCTGGACCCTGCGGGACCACACGCAGCCCGTGCCCACCGCGCACGGTGACACCGAGGTGCGCCGCTGGTTCGCCG
It includes:
- a CDS encoding glycosyltransferase family 2 protein — its product is MKSLSIVIPALNEAENLPTVMASVPREELAAAGWSLEVIVVDNASTDDTADVARSLGAVVVSQPDRGYGNAYQAGFDAATGEVIATGDADCTYPFDALPHLLHILEARRVEFMTTNRLGLENRHAMKPSHTVANHALSALSRALFRNGLRDSQSGMWIFQRHVWKAIDVRSPGMAFSQEIKNAATRAGFRCLEVPIEYRVRGGEVKLNALPDGVANLRQLFSHKLRDNRLRAVPQRMVPVAVVARATAAAERAAQAAELAGAAVEQYHAAGSAGQRTLPSLPAPRSAETSLHSSDRDADEASLEMA
- a CDS encoding HNH endonuclease signature motif containing protein, encoding MALTDITRHEVEKAIAECDRLGRDAFLRRHGFRRARRYLLSYEGRSYDSKAIVGAAHGFLPGQRPLAASDFSGGAAHAAGLLRSLGFDLADEDGVAAPSPDDLVHRVTHLKVNRSSGHPALYQPIALLWAMGRALRGEPRLLPWTETEEALKTLLERHGMRGERPRPDYPVASLHRVGVWTLRDHTQPVPTAHGDTEVRRWFAANRPLGGLAEPLHDVLRDSGVTRLAVIDALVDTYFDGLDSTPLLADVGLADIESTGLPETPGSEPEPWLITAAEYERGCRLIEQREAETRGGRVPRTTLAPRRSRAARHLVLRRSNGRCENPQCAGQPADVTDRNHPILEVDHVRDLAGGGRDHPGQMVALCPNCHAVKTRGSTREALREILLRVAAERHDAMRDRSR
- a CDS encoding glycosyltransferase family 4 protein gives rise to the protein MRTIVQITPYYPPHLGGLERVVSHLAREQATRHDVRVLTTALGSGGAPRVAVEDGVAVHRHRAVEVAHTAVAPGLAAQLARVPRDAVLHLHCAHALIPEVVAVAARLRGLRYLLHFHLDVDASGPLGALLPYYKRHVFGRVLRAAAGVVALTPEQADFLADTYRVPAERLHVVPNGVAASYYMPPREPAAGPLRLLYVGRLGVQKNVARLLDAMALVRQDVRLRIVGDGELRDRLMAQAAGLGLDNVEFSGGLLGEDLVKAYADADAFVLPSDKEGMPLVVLEAMAAGLPVVATDVPGTRELVRGTGLLAAPEPGALADALDTLAADPAYRAALARASAEHAKDYSWATVARLMDDVYRRAGL